In Flavivirga abyssicola, the following are encoded in one genomic region:
- the rpoB gene encoding DNA-directed RNA polymerase subunit beta, translating to MLSTQAERLNFSSIVNRTEYPDFLDIQIKSFQDFFQLETKSEERGDEGLYNTFMENFPITDSRNQFVLEFLDYFVDPPRYAIDECIERGLTYSVPLKARLKLYCTDPEHEDFETIVQDVYLGTIPYMTPSGTFCINGAERVVVSQLHRSPGVFFGQSFHANGTKLYSARVIPFKGSWIEFATDINQVMYAYIDRKKKLPVTTLFRAIGFERDKDILEIFDLAEEVKVSKSGLKKYLGRKLAARVLNTWHEDFVDEDTGEVVSIERNEIVLDRDTILDKENVEEIIEAEVKTILLHKESAEQGDYAIIHNTLQKDPTNSEKEAVEHIYRQLRNAEPPDEETARGIIDKLFFSDQRYSLGEVGRYRMNKKLGLDIGMDKQVLTKEDIITIIKYLIELINSKAEIDDIDHLSNRRVRTVGEQLSQQFGVGLARMARTIRERMNVRDNEVFTPIDLINAKTLSSVINSFFGTNQLSQFMDQTNPLAEITHKRRLSALGPGGLSRERAGFEVRDVHYTHYGRLCPIETPEGPNIGLISSLSVYAKVNSMGFIETPYRKVTEGVVDIKNEPTYLSAEEEEEKLIAQATVEVDDDGKILHDKVIARMEGDFPVIDPSDLHYTDVAPNQISSISSSLIPFLEHDDANRALMGSNMMRQAVPLLLPQAPIVGTGLERQVASDSRVLINAEGRGEVLYVDANEIKIRYDRTEDEAAVSFDSDIKTYQLVKFRKTNQGTSINLKPIVTKGDIVTKGQVLCEGYATQKGELALGRNMKVAFMPWKGYNFEDAIVISEKVVREDIFTSIHIDEYSLEVRDTKLGNEELTNDIPNVSEEATKDLDENGMIRVGAEVKPGDILIGKITPKGESDPTPEEKLLRAIFGDKAGDVKDASLKASPSLNGVVIEKKLFARAVKDKRKRAQDKDDILQLEGIYDSKFDALKDTLIEKLFAIVNGKTAQGIFNDLGEEVLPKGKKFTLKMLNAVDDYAHLVSGKWTTDEHTNKLVADLIHNYKIKENDLQGSLRREKFTISVGDELPAGIIKLAKVYIAKKRKLKVGDKMAGRHGNKGIVARIVRQEDMPFLEDGTPVDIVLNPLGVPSRMNIGQIYETVLGWAGQNLGRTYATPIFDGATIDQINEFTDEAGIPRYGHTYLYDGGTGQRFDQPATVGVIYMLKLGHMVDDKMHARSIGPYSLITQQPLGGKAQFGGQRFGEMEVWALEAYGASSTLREILTVKSDDVIGRAKTYESIVKGEPMPDPGLPESFNVLMHELKGLGLDIRLEE from the coding sequence ATGTTGTCAACACAAGCTGAAAGATTAAATTTCTCGTCTATTGTAAATAGAACAGAATACCCAGATTTCTTGGATATTCAGATTAAATCCTTCCAGGATTTTTTCCAATTAGAAACAAAATCAGAAGAAAGAGGAGATGAAGGTCTTTATAACACCTTCATGGAAAATTTCCCTATTACAGATTCTCGTAATCAATTTGTTTTAGAATTTTTAGATTACTTCGTAGATCCACCAAGATATGCTATTGATGAGTGTATTGAAAGAGGACTTACTTACAGCGTTCCGCTAAAAGCAAGGTTAAAGTTATATTGTACAGACCCTGAACATGAGGATTTCGAGACCATTGTTCAAGATGTGTACTTAGGTACGATACCTTACATGACACCAAGTGGTACATTCTGTATTAATGGTGCAGAACGTGTAGTAGTTTCTCAATTACACCGATCACCTGGAGTATTCTTTGGTCAATCTTTCCATGCAAATGGAACAAAATTATATTCAGCTAGAGTTATTCCTTTCAAAGGATCTTGGATTGAATTTGCAACAGATATTAATCAGGTAATGTATGCTTACATTGATAGAAAGAAAAAGTTACCTGTTACCACATTATTCAGAGCTATTGGTTTTGAACGTGATAAAGATATCTTAGAGATTTTTGATCTTGCTGAAGAAGTTAAAGTATCTAAATCTGGATTGAAAAAATATTTAGGAAGAAAATTAGCAGCACGTGTATTAAACACTTGGCATGAGGATTTTGTTGATGAAGATACAGGAGAGGTAGTTTCTATTGAGCGTAACGAAATTGTGCTCGATCGTGATACTATTTTAGATAAAGAAAATGTAGAAGAAATAATTGAGGCAGAGGTAAAAACAATTCTTTTACATAAAGAAAGTGCTGAACAAGGTGATTATGCCATTATTCACAACACGCTTCAAAAAGATCCAACAAACTCAGAAAAAGAGGCTGTTGAACATATCTACAGACAATTACGTAATGCTGAGCCGCCAGATGAGGAAACAGCACGTGGTATCATTGATAAATTATTCTTCTCAGACCAACGTTACTCTTTAGGTGAAGTAGGTCGTTATAGAATGAACAAGAAATTAGGTCTTGATATCGGAATGGACAAGCAAGTACTTACCAAAGAAGATATCATTACAATCATAAAATATTTAATCGAACTTATCAACTCAAAAGCAGAGATTGATGATATTGATCACTTATCTAACCGTCGTGTACGTACAGTAGGTGAGCAATTATCTCAACAATTTGGTGTTGGTTTAGCACGTATGGCACGTACCATTCGTGAGCGTATGAATGTTCGTGATAATGAGGTTTTTACACCAATAGATTTAATTAATGCTAAGACATTATCGTCTGTAATTAATTCATTCTTTGGTACAAACCAATTATCTCAGTTTATGGATCAAACAAATCCATTAGCTGAAATTACACACAAACGTCGTTTATCTGCACTAGGACCAGGAGGTTTATCTCGTGAAAGAGCAGGTTTCGAGGTTCGTGATGTACACTATACGCATTACGGACGTTTATGTCCTATTGAAACACCAGAGGGACCAAACATTGGTTTAATTTCTTCACTTTCAGTATATGCTAAAGTGAATTCTATGGGATTCATTGAAACACCTTATAGAAAAGTAACAGAAGGTGTTGTTGATATTAAAAATGAACCAACATATTTAAGTGCAGAGGAAGAAGAGGAGAAATTAATTGCACAAGCAACTGTTGAAGTTGATGATGATGGTAAAATATTACATGATAAGGTAATTGCTCGTATGGAGGGTGATTTTCCAGTAATAGATCCATCAGATTTACATTATACAGATGTAGCACCAAACCAAATATCATCAATTTCATCATCTTTAATTCCATTCTTAGAGCATGATGATGCGAATAGAGCCTTGATGGGATCTAACATGATGCGTCAAGCAGTACCATTATTATTGCCGCAAGCACCAATTGTTGGTACTGGATTAGAGCGTCAAGTAGCTTCAGATTCTCGTGTATTAATTAATGCAGAAGGAAGAGGAGAAGTATTATATGTTGATGCTAACGAAATAAAAATCAGATACGATCGTACAGAGGATGAAGCAGCGGTTAGTTTTGATAGCGATATTAAAACATATCAATTAGTAAAATTCAGAAAAACAAACCAAGGAACATCTATTAACCTAAAACCAATTGTGACCAAAGGAGACATTGTAACAAAAGGTCAGGTTTTATGCGAAGGATATGCCACTCAAAAAGGTGAGTTAGCTTTAGGTAGAAATATGAAAGTAGCCTTTATGCCTTGGAAAGGGTATAACTTTGAGGATGCTATTGTAATTTCTGAAAAAGTAGTGCGTGAAGATATCTTTACATCTATTCATATTGATGAGTATTCTTTAGAGGTTAGAGATACAAAATTAGGTAACGAAGAGTTAACTAATGATATTCCTAACGTTTCAGAAGAAGCAACTAAAGATTTAGATGAAAACGGAATGATTCGCGTAGGTGCAGAAGTAAAGCCTGGCGATATTCTTATCGGTAAGATTACGCCTAAAGGTGAATCTGATCCAACTCCGGAAGAAAAACTATTACGTGCTATCTTTGGTGACAAAGCAGGCGATGTAAAAGATGCTTCTTTAAAAGCTTCACCATCTTTAAATGGTGTTGTAATTGAGAAAAAATTATTTGCAAGAGCTGTAAAAGATAAACGTAAGAGAGCTCAAGATAAAGATGATATTTTACAATTAGAAGGTATATATGATTCAAAATTTGATGCATTAAAAGATACTTTAATTGAAAAATTATTTGCTATTGTAAATGGTAAAACGGCTCAAGGTATCTTTAATGATTTAGGTGAAGAAGTGCTTCCAAAAGGAAAGAAATTTACACTTAAAATGTTAAATGCTGTTGATGATTATGCACACTTGGTGTCTGGGAAATGGACAACAGATGAGCATACAAATAAACTTGTTGCCGATTTAATTCATAACTATAAAATTAAAGAAAACGACTTACAAGGGTCATTAAGACGTGAGAAGTTTACAATTTCTGTAGGAGACGAATTACCAGCAGGTATTATCAAACTTGCAAAAGTTTATATAGCTAAAAAACGTAAACTTAAAGTAGGTGATAAAATGGCAGGACGTCACGGTAACAAAGGTATTGTTGCAAGAATCGTTCGTCAGGAAGATATGCCTTTCTTAGAAGATGGAACACCTGTTGATATTGTATTAAATCCACTTGGTGTACCGTCTCGTATGAACATTGGTCAGATATACGAAACCGTATTAGGTTGGGCTGGACAAAACTTAGGTCGTACCTATGCAACGCCTATTTTTGATGGAGCAACAATAGATCAAATTAATGAATTTACAGATGAAGCTGGAATTCCAAGATACGGACATACTTATCTTTACGATGGTGGAACTGGTCAGCGTTTCGATCAACCAGCAACAGTTGGTGTGATTTACATGCTGAAACTAGGGCACATGGTTGATGATAAAATGCACGCACGTTCTATTGGACCTTACTCATTAATTACGCAACAACCATTAGGTGGTAAAGCACAGTTTGGTGGTCAGCGTTTTGGAGAAATGGAAGTTTGGGCACTAGAGGCTTATGGAGCATCAAGTACCTTGCGTGAGATCTTAACTGTAAAATCTGATGATGTTATTGGTAGAGCTAAAACTTACGAAAGTATTGTTAAAGGAGAACCAATGCCAGATCCGGGACTACCTGAATCTTTCAACGTACTTATGCATGAATTGAAAGGATTAGGATTAGATATTAGACTAGAGGAGTAA
- the rpoC gene encoding DNA-directed RNA polymerase subunit beta', translated as MARKQDKNTVKRFNKISIGLASPESILAESRGEVLKPETINYRTHKPERDGLFCERIFGPVKDYECACGKYKRIRYKGIVCDRCGVEVTEKKVRRDRVGHINLVVPVAHIWYFRSLPNKIGYLLGLPSKKLDMIIYYERYVVIQPGNAKNEEGEPLQKMDFLTEEEYLNILEELPQDNQYLDDTDPNKFLAKMGAECLIELLARIDLETLSYELRHKANTETSKQRKTEALKRLQVVESLRESNLNRENRPEWMIMKVIPIIPPELRPLVPLDGGRFATSDLNDLYRRVIIRNNRLKRLVEIKAPEVILRNEKRMLQESVDSLFDNTRKSSAVKTDSNRPLKSLSDSLKGKQGRFRQNLLGKRVDYSARSVIVVGPELKLFECGLPKNMAAELYKPFVIRKLIERGIVKTVKSAKKIIDKREPVVWDILENVLKGHPVLLNRAPTLHRLGIQAFQPKLIEGKAIQLHPLVCTAFNADFDGDQMAVHLPLGPEAILECQLLMLASHNILNPANGSPVTVPSQDMVLGLYYMTKLRKSTPEVPIKGEGLTFYSSEEVVIAFNEKKVDLNAGIKVRTIDINEDGKLAPTIVETTVGRVLFNQHVPQAAGYINEVLTKKSLRDIIGSILKFTSVPETADFLDAIRTLGFKFAFQGGLSFSLGDIIIPPEKQGMIDKANGLVDGIMGNYNMGLITNNERYNQVIDIWTSTNAELTELSMKRIREDQQGFNSVFMMLDSGARGSKEQIRQLTGMRGLMAKPKKSNAGGGEIIENPILSNFKEGLSILEYFISTHGARKGLADTALKTADAGYLTRRLVDVSQDVIINTEDCGTLRGVEVEPLKKNDEVVEKLEERIVGRVSLNDVYNPLTEELLVASGQLIEDDIAKAIEASPIESLEVRSALTCEALQGICAKCYGRNLATGKMVQRGEAVGVVAAQSIGEPGTQLTLRTFHVGGIAGNISEDNKLAVKFDGLAEIEDLKTVKGEDGEGNIVDIVISRTSELKLTDKQTGIVLSTNNIPYGSTIYVKNGDSLTKGDVVCSWDPYNGVIISEFAGKVKYENIEQGVTYQVEIDEQTGFQEKVISESRNKKLIPTLHIEDAKGETIRSYNLPVGAHLMIDDGEKIKVGKILVKIPRKSAKAGDITGGLPRVTELFEARNPSNPAVVSEIDGVVSFGKIKRGNREIIVESKLGEIKKYLVKLSNQILVQENDYVKAGMPLSDGSITPNDILNIKGPSAVQQYLVNEVQEVYRLQGVKINDKHFEVVVRQMMRKVRIIDSGDTIFLEDQLAHKADFIKENDDIFGMKVIEDAGDSTNLKAGQIISPRELRDENSILRREDKQLVEARDAKPATATPILQGITRASLQTKSFISAASFQETTKVLNEAAVAGKVDSLEGLKENVIVGHRIPAGTGMRSYTDIIVGSKEEFDEMMQVKQELNYN; from the coding sequence ATGGCAAGAAAACAAGATAAGAATACGGTAAAGAGATTTAATAAAATCTCAATTGGTTTAGCATCACCAGAGTCTATTTTAGCAGAGTCTAGAGGTGAGGTTTTAAAACCAGAAACTATCAATTATCGAACTCACAAACCAGAACGTGATGGTTTGTTCTGTGAGCGTATTTTTGGTCCTGTAAAGGATTATGAGTGTGCTTGTGGTAAATATAAAAGAATTCGCTACAAAGGAATCGTTTGTGACCGTTGTGGTGTAGAAGTAACAGAAAAGAAGGTACGTCGTGATAGAGTAGGACACATTAATTTAGTAGTTCCTGTAGCTCATATCTGGTACTTCCGTTCGTTACCAAATAAAATAGGTTATTTATTAGGTTTACCATCTAAGAAATTAGATATGATTATTTACTACGAACGTTACGTAGTCATTCAACCTGGTAATGCCAAAAATGAAGAAGGAGAACCATTACAAAAAATGGACTTCTTAACAGAAGAAGAATATTTAAATATTCTTGAAGAACTTCCTCAAGACAATCAATATTTAGACGATACAGATCCTAACAAGTTCTTAGCTAAAATGGGAGCTGAATGTCTTATTGAATTGTTGGCAAGAATTGATTTAGAAACACTATCATACGAGTTACGTCATAAAGCAAATACTGAAACGTCTAAACAACGTAAAACAGAAGCTTTAAAACGTTTACAAGTAGTAGAGTCTTTACGAGAATCTAATCTAAACAGAGAAAATCGTCCAGAATGGATGATTATGAAAGTGATTCCGATCATTCCACCAGAATTACGACCATTAGTGCCACTAGATGGAGGTCGTTTTGCAACGTCTGATTTAAATGATTTATACCGTCGTGTTATTATCCGTAATAACCGTCTTAAAAGATTAGTTGAGATTAAAGCACCAGAAGTAATTTTACGTAATGAAAAACGTATGCTTCAGGAGTCTGTAGATTCATTATTTGATAATACACGTAAATCATCAGCTGTAAAAACAGATTCTAACAGACCATTAAAATCATTATCAGATTCATTAAAAGGTAAGCAAGGACGTTTCCGTCAAAACTTACTTGGAAAACGTGTTGATTACTCGGCGCGTTCTGTTATTGTTGTTGGACCAGAATTGAAATTATTCGAATGTGGTTTACCAAAAAATATGGCTGCAGAACTTTACAAACCTTTCGTAATTAGAAAACTAATTGAAAGAGGTATCGTTAAAACTGTAAAGTCAGCTAAGAAAATTATAGATAAAAGAGAGCCAGTGGTTTGGGATATCTTGGAAAATGTTCTTAAAGGACATCCAGTATTACTAAACCGTGCGCCTACTTTACATAGACTGGGAATACAAGCTTTCCAACCAAAATTAATTGAAGGAAAAGCAATTCAATTACACCCGTTAGTATGTACGGCATTTAATGCGGATTTTGATGGTGACCAAATGGCGGTACATTTACCGCTAGGGCCAGAAGCTATTTTAGAGTGTCAATTATTGATGTTGGCATCTCATAATATCTTAAATCCAGCTAACGGATCTCCAGTAACAGTACCTTCTCAAGATATGGTACTTGGTTTATACTATATGACCAAGTTACGTAAATCTACTCCAGAAGTGCCAATTAAAGGAGAAGGTTTAACATTCTATTCTTCAGAAGAAGTTGTTATTGCTTTTAATGAAAAGAAAGTAGACTTAAATGCAGGTATAAAAGTAAGAACGATAGATATTAATGAAGATGGTAAATTAGCGCCTACAATTGTAGAAACTACAGTTGGTCGTGTATTATTTAACCAACATGTGCCACAAGCAGCAGGTTATATTAATGAAGTGCTTACTAAAAAATCATTAAGAGATATTATTGGTAGTATCTTGAAGTTTACTTCAGTTCCTGAAACAGCAGATTTCTTAGATGCTATTAGAACATTAGGATTCAAATTTGCATTCCAAGGTGGATTATCATTTAGTTTAGGTGATATTATCATTCCACCGGAAAAGCAAGGTATGATTGATAAAGCGAATGGCTTAGTTGATGGTATTATGGGTAACTATAACATGGGACTTATAACAAACAATGAGCGTTATAATCAGGTTATTGATATCTGGACATCTACAAATGCAGAATTGACAGAGTTGTCTATGAAGCGTATTCGTGAAGATCAGCAAGGATTTAACTCGGTGTTTATGATGCTTGATTCTGGAGCTCGTGGATCTAAAGAACAGATTCGTCAGCTTACAGGTATGCGTGGATTAATGGCAAAGCCTAAAAAATCTAATGCAGGTGGTGGCGAGATTATTGAGAATCCAATTCTTTCTAACTTTAAAGAAGGACTTTCAATTTTAGAATACTTTATTTCTACGCACGGTGCACGTAAAGGTCTTGCAGATACCGCTCTTAAAACAGCCGATGCAGGTTACTTAACACGTCGTTTAGTTGATGTATCTCAAGATGTTATTATCAATACAGAAGATTGTGGTACGTTAAGAGGCGTAGAAGTTGAGCCATTAAAGAAGAACGATGAAGTTGTAGAGAAGCTAGAAGAGAGAATTGTTGGACGTGTTTCATTAAATGATGTTTACAATCCTTTAACCGAAGAGTTATTAGTAGCATCTGGCCAATTAATTGAAGATGATATAGCAAAAGCTATAGAAGCATCTCCAATTGAAAGTTTAGAAGTACGTTCTGCATTAACATGTGAAGCTTTACAAGGAATTTGTGCTAAATGTTATGGTCGTAATTTAGCGACAGGTAAGATGGTACAAAGAGGAGAAGCTGTTGGTGTTGTCGCTGCACAGTCTATTGGAGAACCAGGAACTCAGTTAACACTTCGTACATTCCACGTGGGTGGTATTGCAGGTAACATCTCTGAAGATAATAAATTAGCTGTTAAATTTGATGGTCTTGCTGAAATTGAAGATTTAAAAACAGTTAAAGGTGAAGATGGAGAAGGTAACATCGTTGATATTGTTATCTCTAGAACATCAGAGCTTAAGCTTACAGATAAACAAACAGGAATTGTTTTAAGTACAAATAATATCCCTTATGGTTCAACCATTTATGTTAAAAATGGAGATAGCTTAACTAAAGGAGATGTAGTTTGTTCTTGGGATCCATATAATGGTGTTATTATTTCAGAATTTGCTGGTAAAGTGAAATATGAAAATATAGAACAAGGTGTTACTTATCAAGTTGAAATCGATGAACAAACAGGTTTCCAAGAAAAAGTAATTTCTGAATCTAGAAACAAGAAACTTATCCCAACACTTCATATCGAAGATGCAAAAGGTGAAACAATACGTTCTTATAACTTACCAGTAGGAGCTCACTTAATGATTGACGATGGAGAAAAAATTAAGGTTGGAAAAATTTTAGTTAAAATACCACGTAAATCTGCTAAAGCGGGTGATATTACCGGAGGTTTACCTCGTGTAACGGAGCTATTCGAAGCGCGTAACCCTTCTAATCCAGCTGTAGTAAGTGAGATTGATGGAGTTGTTTCTTTTGGTAAGATAAAAAGAGGTAATCGTGAGATTATTGTAGAATCTAAATTAGGAGAGATCAAGAAATACCTTGTTAAACTATCGAATCAAATTCTTGTTCAAGAAAATGATTACGTAAAAGCTGGTATGCCACTTTCTGATGGTTCAATTACGCCTAACGATATCTTAAACATTAAAGGACCTTCTGCAGTTCAACAATATCTAGTAAACGAAGTACAAGAAGTATATCGTTTGCAAGGTGTGAAGATTAATGATAAGCACTTTGAGGTTGTTGTAAGACAGATGATGCGTAAAGTACGTATTATTGATTCTGGTGATACGATTTTCTTAGAAGATCAATTAGCTCATAAAGCAGATTTCATAAAAGAAAATGATGATATTTTCGGAATGAAAGTAATTGAAGATGCTGGAGATTCAACAAATCTTAAAGCGGGACAAATTATTTCGCCTCGTGAACTAAGAGATGAAAATTCAATTTTACGTAGAGAAGATAAGCAACTTGTAGAAGCAAGAGATGCTAAGCCAGCAACTGCTACTCCAATACTGCAAGGTATAACAAGGGCTTCACTTCAAACTAAATCATTTATTTCTGCAGCATCGTTCCAGGAAACAACTAAGGTTCTTAACGAAGCGGCTGTAGCAGGTAAAGTAGATAGTTTAGAAGGATTGAAAGAAAATGTAATTGTTGGACATAGAATACCAGCAGGTACAGGTATGAGAAGTTATACAGATATCATTGTAGGCTCTAAAGAAGAGTTTGATGAAATGATGCAGGTAAAACAAGAATTAAATTATAATTAA
- a CDS encoding DUF3467 domain-containing protein, producing the protein MANEKDNQKQGQINIELDEKVAEGTYSNLAIINHSVSEFVVDFVNIMPGIPKSKVKSRIILTPQHAKRLLKALGENVARFENAHGEIKDYEQPPIPLNFGPTGQA; encoded by the coding sequence ATGGCAAACGAAAAAGATAATCAAAAGCAAGGTCAAATTAACATTGAACTGGATGAAAAAGTAGCTGAAGGAACATATTCCAATTTAGCTATAATTAATCATTCAGTTTCAGAGTTTGTTGTAGATTTTGTAAATATTATGCCTGGAATTCCTAAGAGTAAAGTGAAATCTAGAATAATATTAACGCCTCAACATGCTAAACGTTTATTAAAAGCTTTAGGAGAAAATGTAGCTAGGTTTGAAAATGCACATGGTGAAATAAAGGATTACGAGCAACCACCTATACCCTTGAATTTTGGCCCGACGGGTCAAGCATAA
- a CDS encoding (4Fe-4S)-binding protein, translating into MKTKDNVFSNLDITVTFDPCTCIHSDHCAKELSSVFQDSVIPWIDLEGAPTEKIIQQVKKCPSGALQFHYNKDDKKVA; encoded by the coding sequence ATGAAAACTAAAGACAATGTTTTCAGTAATTTAGACATTACTGTAACTTTTGACCCCTGTACTTGCATACATTCTGATCATTGTGCAAAAGAACTTTCAAGTGTATTTCAAGATTCTGTTATTCCTTGGATTGATCTTGAAGGAGCGCCTACCGAAAAAATAATACAGCAAGTAAAAAAATGTCCTTCTGGTGCCTTGCAGTTTCATTACAACAAAGACGATAAAAAGGTCGCATAA
- a CDS encoding peptide chain release factor 3, with product MSFLEEIQRRRTFGIISHPDAGKTTLTEKLLLFGGAIQEAGAVKSNKIKKGATSDFMEIERQRGISVATSVLAFEYNGIKINILDTPGHKDFAEDTFRTLTAVDSVIVVIDVAKGVEEQTEKLVEVCRMRNIPMIVFINKMDREGKDAFDLLDEIEQKLGLKVTPLSFPIGMGYDFKGIYNIWEKNINLFSGDSRKDIEETIEIKDLGASELDTLVGDHAAQTLREEIELVEGIYPEFNKEEYLNGNIQPVFFGSALNNFGVRELLDCFVEIAPKPRAKDSEERLVQPDENKFSGFVFKIHANMDPNHRNRLAFVKIVSGEFKRNTPYLHVRHNKKLKFSSPNAFFAEKKEIVDISFPGDIVGLQDTGSFKIGDTLTEGEILNYKGVPSFSPEHFRYINNADPLKSKQLFKGIDQLMDEGVAQLFTLELNGRKVIGTVGALQYEVIQYRLEHEYGAKCSYENLNVHKACWVEPEDSKSEEYKEFIRVKQRFLAKDKQNQLVFLADSPFSLQMTQQKYPSIKFHFTSEYN from the coding sequence ATGAGTTTTTTAGAGGAAATACAACGCAGACGTACCTTTGGTATTATTTCGCACCCCGATGCCGGTAAAACGACTTTAACTGAAAAGTTATTACTCTTTGGTGGTGCTATTCAAGAAGCCGGAGCTGTAAAAAGTAACAAAATAAAGAAGGGTGCAACCAGCGATTTTATGGAAATAGAGCGCCAACGTGGTATTTCTGTTGCTACCTCCGTTTTAGCTTTTGAATATAATGGTATCAAAATTAATATACTTGATACGCCTGGACACAAAGATTTTGCTGAAGATACTTTTAGAACATTGACAGCGGTTGATAGCGTTATTGTAGTAATCGATGTTGCTAAAGGTGTCGAGGAGCAAACCGAAAAATTAGTTGAAGTCTGCAGAATGCGAAACATTCCAATGATCGTTTTTATTAATAAAATGGATAGAGAAGGAAAAGACGCTTTCGATCTTTTAGATGAAATAGAACAAAAGTTAGGATTAAAAGTAACCCCATTGAGTTTCCCTATTGGTATGGGATATGATTTTAAAGGTATTTATAATATTTGGGAAAAGAATATTAATTTATTTAGTGGTGACAGTAGAAAAGATATTGAAGAAACCATAGAAATTAAAGATTTAGGGGCTTCAGAACTAGATACGCTAGTTGGGGATCATGCTGCTCAGACACTAAGAGAAGAAATCGAACTTGTTGAAGGTATTTATCCAGAATTCAACAAAGAGGAATACCTTAATGGCAACATACAACCTGTATTTTTTGGTTCTGCATTAAATAATTTTGGTGTTAGAGAGTTATTAGATTGTTTTGTTGAAATTGCTCCAAAACCACGAGCTAAAGATAGTGAAGAACGTTTAGTACAACCTGATGAAAATAAATTCTCTGGCTTCGTTTTTAAAATACATGCTAATATGGACCCTAATCATAGGAACCGGTTAGCTTTTGTAAAAATTGTTTCTGGTGAATTTAAACGAAATACACCTTATTTGCATGTAAGGCATAATAAAAAATTAAAATTCTCTAGTCCTAATGCCTTTTTTGCTGAAAAGAAAGAGATTGTGGATATATCATTTCCTGGAGATATCGTAGGATTGCAAGATACTGGCAGTTTTAAAATTGGGGATACATTAACTGAGGGAGAAATACTAAACTATAAAGGCGTTCCTAGCTTCTCTCCCGAACATTTTAGATATATTAATAATGCTGATCCTTTAAAATCCAAACAACTTTTTAAAGGCATAGACCAGTTAATGGATGAAGGTGTTGCTCAACTATTTACACTAGAGTTAAATGGCAGAAAAGTAATTGGAACCGTTGGTGCATTACAATATGAAGTTATTCAATATAGATTAGAGCATGAATATGGAGCAAAATGTTCTTATGAAAATTTAAATGTGCATAAGGCTTGCTGGGTTGAACCTGAAGATTCAAAAAGTGAGGAGTACAAAGAATTTATTAGAGTAAAACAACGTTTTCTAGCGAAAGACAAACAAAATCAGCTAGTATTTTTAGCAGATTCTCCTTTTTCATTACAAATGACACAGCAAAAATACCCTAGCATTAAGTTTCACTTTACTTCAGAGTATAACTAA